Below is a genomic region from Gallus gallus isolate bGalGal1 chromosome 10, bGalGal1.mat.broiler.GRCg7b, whole genome shotgun sequence.
AGGCCAAGCTGCTGCTGCGCTAagccagctgctgggctgcaaacaGCGAGCAGACTGCTGCATCCCCTCACAGCATGGCTGCCTATGGGTAGCCGAGCCCTGGGTGATCTAGATTTAGAGCCTGGGGGGGCTCTAAAACATGCTGTGGGCTTTCACACACCTGTAATAGGATGGGTGAACAACCGGCTGAAGGACTGAGCTCAAAGGGTGGTAGGAAATGGGGTTACAGCAGGCTGGGGGTCAGTCATAGCAGGGTTCCCCGAGGCTCCATTTTGAGGCcagttctgtgtttttacaAACAATTCTACAACCAAATAAGGCCTCCAAGCTCTAGCTCTGGCTGCTAGCAAGCACGATCTGAGCAGTGTGCACTAGATGTGTAACCGTGCCCTGTGGCGCAGCAGGCCCAGCGCTGCCAGGTGACTGAAGGCCCCATGCCCTGCCCGCTGCGAGTGCTGGGGGCAATCTGGGTACCACAACGTCAGAAGGACATCATAACAGCAAGCACCCAGAGGAGGGCAATAAAGACGGTGGTGCATATAGACAGGAAGACGTGAGGAGCAGCTCAGGTCTCCGGTGCgctcagagcaggctgaggggacGACTTAAGGCGGGAACGGCACAGAGCGGCACCACCCCGCACCCAACACCAACCCCGCCACAAAATGGCGGCCGGCAGCTACCGCCTTCCCGCGCAGCCGCGGCCACGTGACGGCGCGCTCCCGCTCGGCGCAGAACTTTGTCCCCGCGGCGCCGCCGTagccctccccgctcccctccccttcctcccgcatcccgcagccccgcgccctcAGAGCGCGGCCGCCGCCCGGTGCCGTcctcccgcccgccgccatGCTGCCCGCTGCCGCCCTCCTCCTCCGCCGctgcgccgccgccgccggcctCCGCGCTGCCTTCCGCGGCCCCGCAGGTgagcggcggcgggcgggccgCGGTGTCCTTGCCGTGACCCGGCGGGCGGGCCTGGGGCTCGGCGTGAGCTCGCTTTCGCTTCGATGCACGTTGATGTGGTGCTGCGTGCCCCTTCGGGATCCGAGCTGTGCGCGGCCACGCGAGCCGTCTCAGGCCGTTTAAGCCTGAAGCTGATCGCTTTCTCAATGGGCAAAGTCAGATTTGTCAGGTTCGGGCTTGGATGGCGGCACTCGGCGCTGCTGGGGTCGCGCTGTGGGTGTGGAGGTGGGGTTATCCTGGGGGTGACGGCCTGGGCCCTGTCCCGCTGCGCCCCTCAGGGCGGGCTGTGCCCGGCGTGGTGCCGCTGTGGTGTCATTGGGGAAGGTCAGGGCGGCAGCGCCCGCTGGGCCTCAGCATTCTGTATACATCTGCCCCGTTCCTGCTCCGCTAACGCGGATGCAACGCTTTTAATCACATTCTGAATCAGAATCGCGGCTTCAGCCTTGGGTCTGGTTGAGAATCTGCTCGGGCTTTGTGCTTAGCGAAGCTTCCTGTAATGCTTCCCATCCCCGGGGTTCGTTCCCTTTGTGCTTCCTGTAGGTGACAGCCGCTGCGATCTTCGAGGCTGAAAAGCTGTTGtgggtgaaggaggaggagcGCAGCCCAGGCCGGTGGGTTGTGCACGGGGCGCAGGCCACGTGGCTGTGCTTCCTCTCCTTTTAAAGAAAGCttcagctgtgcagtgcccGCAGTTCATGCTGGGTTAAGGAGAGGGAAAGCGAGCGGCGCTGTGGAGGCCCTCAAGGTCACGCCTgagcctggctgctctgcaaacaTTGGCACGGGGACACTGtggtggagcagagcagagcctgatgggctggggctgtgccttAACAGAAAGGATCTGCTTGGAAACAAACAACCCTGGTATGCACACAGCCCTCAGAGCCAGGAGTTTTATCTTGGATATAGAtacagcagtgcttttttcctcattgaGCTCTTCAGTAGCCTGCTGGAAGGAATAGCCCTTCTCCTGGAAGCACTTCTGTAGGTGTGCTTGGGCCGTTCTGTGCATTTCCCTAAAATGTCTTTAACACAAACCTTCCTCAGCTCAGAGCTTGGGGTGGAACCAAAGGCTGCAGCTTGTTACCAGTGAGGGTTGCAGAGTGAGTTGCTGAGTGCTTTCAGGAGTTGTCTGCAGGGGAGAGTTGCTCCAGAATAAGTCAGGGGATTGATTTCAATGGGTTAACATCAGAACTCATAGGCTGTGCATACTCATTTCTGGAAGGAACGCTACTGAAAAATTGATTAACCTTGCTCATCTCACTGCACAGACCAGTGACGTTCCATGGGTTTGCTTGGCTCTGGAAGGAGGTAATACTCCTTTGTCATATGGAAGCAGAAAGCTTCTCCTGTAAGCTGGCTGTACagaattgcttttctctgcatttccctcaccctgctctgAATGAAGCTGTGGGAGCGCTTTGACAGTCTGTGCTTTAGAGAGAGTAGGACACACTTTGCCACCAAACCAACAGCTGCCACAAATCAGCTGTACTCATCCAATGCTTATCCACCCTGAGTGCTGACCCAAATGAAACATAGCGAGCGAGGTGTACACTTATACAGCCTGTGGTCTCATGGGCAAGGCTCAAGTGCCCttctttttgtatatttgcTCAAAGCTTCCTCCTTTCTACTTTcatccagctgtgcagcacGCCCGCTGCTACTCCCACGGGTCACAGGAGTCAGATGAAGAGTTTGATGCCCGCTGGGTGACGTATTTCAACAAACCAGACATCGATGCCTGGGAGCTAAGGAAAGGTATGTTGAATCAAAAGGGAAGAGCAGACTGCTTTGTGATAGTACTATGACCAGGGGGAGCTTACTTTTACTTGGCTATGAGGCAATCAGAACGCAGGCTCTGATGCCCCAAAATAGAGATTTTAACTTCCTATCTttagggagagggagaaaaactTTTGCTGTGGGGAAGGGCTTTTTGAGCTCAGTGGTTGCTTAACACATGACCACACTAATTTTTCTTTGGACTTTGACTCTGTGGTTTGGCTGTAACGTGCTGCAGACCGTTTGTCCGGTTGCCTTCATGTGTTACTTGCTGTGGAGTTGCCAGCTGCTATTAAACTGCTTCAATTAgggcttttaaaaatctttgcaTAACAGCCATGGGGCTCATTGCTGCATGACTCGGATAGCCAGGTTGGGCTTTGGCCTTtgaaaggagaggaagggaatGGCTGCTTTCATTACACTTGGAACAAAGTCGTTTGGATTTCTTAATGATTGCACAGCTCACTTGCCACAGCGTATACGCTTCTTTTGAGAGCATGGATGATCCTGGCCAGAGTTATAAACCAGTTTAAAACTTGGCTATGGCTCTAGCAGTGAGAGGGGAGGAGAGTTAAAGAAAGTCCCCGGGGGTGGAGGGGTTCAAAATAGCAATGAAAGTTGTAATTGAATTCTGCTGCTGATTGCTGCTATGTTAATTCTGTCATGAAGCGGAGCAAAATAATACTTAGTGGGTTCCTTTTGACAGCATGATGAGTCAATGCCAAGTTGCTCCTGTTGTTCCCTTATATTCACAGGTGTAAACACGCTCGTGGGTTATGATTTGGTTCCGGAACCAAAAATCATTGATGCAGCTCTGAGGGCGTGCAGACGGTTAAATGACTTTGCCAGCGCAGTCCGCATTCTGGAGGTGGTGAAGGTGAGTGGGATGGTGCCTTAGGCTctgactgctgctctgcatcaccaaaagcccagcagcaggagcttcTCTTGGCTTAGAGTTAGCAATGCAAAGGGAAACCTACTATTGACACGGAATCAGTAGGTTCACTGTGATCACATACTTGGTGGTTTGAAATCGTTGCGTGGAGGTAAGAGTAACTGGGATTAGCAACTCAGGAAGTTGCATGGttagaaaaacaacataaaccAACACCTTGAAACCTGAGCCCAGGTTGGCATAACTCCTTAACAGGAAGTGGGAATgggtggggatggaggcagAGGTCTTTCTCATTGTCTTAGAAGCCAGCAGCCGTGCTCTGCTGAGTGATTTTTGCCACAGTTGACAACGACAGTCCCAGAGGACTTTGCTGCTAGCTACCAAATCCGCTCGTTTCaaacagcagtgctctgcaagACTGGAGGTACAGACTGGAAGATGATTCCAATCTGTTTCCTGATTTGCTAATGATCTGTGGGCTGGTTTACAAGTCATCCCTTGTTTCAGGAGCTTGACGAGGCTTGTAGCTTCCTGTTTTGCAAGTGGTGGTTCAGATCACAGCCTACTTTGTGAAAAGGTCTTACACATGGTGGACTTCACAACGACTTGCTCTCTGGTTAACACCATTCTTTCCCTTTTAGGACAAGGCAGGCCCGCACAAGGAAATCTATCCCTATGTTATCCAGGAACTTAGACCAACTTTGAGTGAACTAGGAATCTCCACTCCAGAGGAACTGGGCCTGGACAAAGCATAAACATTGTTGGTAAGGGATTCTCTTCCCATGCTGCTGGCGTGGCACCTTTGTACCCCAAAGCTTGACTGGCAAAGCCAGAGTGTATTCTCAGCATTCCATAGGCTTGTGTTGTGATTCTGCAATGAAACTTGCAGCACTTGGCCATAAAGGAAAAATTACCTTAGTGACACCAAAAGATGTATGAAATAGGTATGGCTTTGTGTCAAAATTCTGTTCTCCACAGATCCCTACCTGAAGTGCTTGTCTGAGTAAATCAGATTCTTTCAAGGCTGAGATTTGATCAAAGCTTGATCATGGTCTAAGTGGAAAGACCTGGACTGAAGTAAAGCCCTAATAAAGCTTCTCATGGAATGGACGTTACGTAAAGGCAGTTTGTTGGCTCAGGAGGTGGCCATTGTGGGAATAGTGGGGTGCTGCTCTCAtagctttgctgctgttctgttccaGGTGCGTTACCGGAGCATTCTGCCAATGCTGCCCGATTGTACACAGTCGCCTCAAGTCAGAAATGTTCAAGTATCACCTTATTTCAAATAACTTTATTGAATTGCAATGTATGTGATGTGGAGTTGGACTTAATAAAGGAAAACCTAGTTGAACTCAGGCAGTGCCTTGTGTCATTACTTTGGGGCCTAGGAAACAcggaaaaacaaatataaaaattgtATATAGGGATGTGTAGGTAAAGGAATGCAggaggctgcctggggcactgtgCACCCCGGCCCTATTCAGCGCGGTCACAGCAGCAGCCCGGAGCCCTCTGCCTGCGCACAGTGCCTCCTTACCCCGCATGCGCAGGGCACGCCCCCTCCTGCTTTTCATTGGttgctctctcctctgctcGCTGCCATTGGCGGAGGGGCAGGGCGAAGAGCGCTGCCATTGGCGGAGGGGCGGGGCGACGCGCGGCCATGGCgacgggcggcggcggcgggcccgGGGCTGCGGACGCTGCGGGCCgagcgggcggggggcggggcgaggcggtgAGGGGCGGGGCTCGGGGGTGTGGTGGGGCAatttggggctgggggaggctgTATGGAGACATCacggggctgggggctgaggcTGGAGGGGCAGGGCCGGGTGGGGCTGTATAGGCCCTGGGCTCGGGGTGTGGCGCACACGGCCGGCTGTGGGGTTGCAGCGCGGGGCTCACTGTGCTTCTTTCCCTCCGCAGTTGCCTCGCGGTGACAGGAGGGCGGGCCAGCGAGGCGGAGGGGCCACAAGGAGCGGGCCCTACACCCTCAGCCGGGCCCCCGCCGCGCTGCGTAAGTGTGAGCCCCAGTGGGGCCTCGTGTGAGGAGTTCACACCCCAATGGGACTCTCGGCCCTCACCCTCCCCTCGGTTGCAGAGAGGCAGCGGGAGCTGGCCAGGGCGGCACTGCGGCGGCATGGGCTGCTGGGGGCGCCCGGTAGGCCTCCACCCAAACCGGCAGCCAAAAGGTCAGAGCCCTTCTGTAATCAGAATGGGGGGTTTATCTGTGTGAGGGGTGCCGGGTGCTTTGGgagtgggctggggggggaacgctgtggggatggggttgaGGACGCTGCAAGGATGGAAGTTGTGCAAGGGTTAGAATGGAGATGCTGCAAGGttggggctggggatgctgtgAGGATGAAAATGGGGTTGCTGTGGGGAAGGGGATGCTGcaaggatgaggatggggatgctGCAAGGTTGGGGATGCTGCAGAGATGAGGATGGTGATGCTGTGAGGATGGGCGTGCTGCAAGGTTAGGACACGCCCTGCGTTGGGGACACggattcctgctgctgcccatcacCTTGCAGCCGTGTCCCCGTGCATTTGCAGGTCAGTGAAGTTTCACAAGGGCTACGTGGCACTCAGCCAGACAGCAGATGAAAGCCTGGTATCCCTGGACTCAGACAGGTGAGCATCCCCTGCTCATTCCAGGTGGGTGTTTTTAGAGAGTCAGCATGCTGGATGAGTGCCCCGGAGTGGGATTTGCCTGTAAACCTCATTGTTCTGGAGGTCCATTTGCATTGCTGCTTGGAGAGTACAAAGGTGCATTCGTGATTGGGCTGGGCACCTCCTAGCAGCAAAACACCTCTGACCCAAGTTTAGCAAGTAAACTCCTCAGTTCCCTTGGGGCTTTTCAGACCTTCCCTTCTCTGGCTGCTGAAGGAGCTTGCAGCACTTGCTCTGACACCATCTTTTCATCCTAGTGACGGGGAGCTGGAATCAAGGGGCTCCTCTGGCTACTCCTCCGCTGAGGCAAGTCCAGGTTTGGCTCCCAGCCCCTCACACAGTTCCTGTTGGAGTCCCCTACCCCAGGGGCTCAGCACTTTGCCTTCATTTCTAATCACAGTTAGAACAAGCTGCTGCTTGTTCTCCAGGTTAACTAAACCCTGCTGGTCCGTCCCCCTGTGTCACACCCACCACAGCATTAACCAGCAGTGACATTAACAGGGAGCATTAATCAGCCCCATCTTCTCTCTCCCATCCAGCAGGTGAACCAGGACCTGAGccggcagctgctgcaggacgGGTACCACTTGGATGAGGTCCCAGATGACGAGGACCTGGACCTcatcccccccaaacccaccacCTCCTCTTGCCCGTGCTGCTTTGGGGattctctctcctgtgtggtCCAGTAGGTGCTGCTCACGTGGGACACCTCAAAAGCCACCACGTTCCCTGTCCCCTGGGATGCTCGGTGGCATCCCAAGAACCCAgtactgctgtgtgctgcattgCAGCACCCAGCCAGTCCCAAACCACTTCTTGTTGTACAGAGCAATATCACAGGGGTGGCTCAGTGACATAGGGCCACGTGGGTGTCATCTATCACCAGGGTAAAGAGGGCACTCACACCAGTCCTCCTTCAGCCTTGAACAGCTCAGACACTACGCACCCAGAGTGCCCTAAAACCATGACCTCACCTCTCCAAGGACACTGCTTGACATGGTCCTCCTAAATctttcattaaggaaaaaaaaaaaaaggtcaaatttGGAGCAGCTCCCCAGACTAGGCGCAGTTACATTCTTCCTTATGTCTGTGCATCCTTCTCATGCTGCCAGCTGTCCAGCTGTGCAGGACAGGAAGGAACCCAAAGggctgcttgctttttcttgggatagatgtgtttttctttcttgt
It encodes:
- the FAM219B gene encoding protein FAM219B isoform X7; this translates as MATGGGGGPGAADAAGRAGGGRGEALPRGDRRAGQRGGGATRSGPYTLSRAPAALQRQRELARAALRRHGLLGAPGRPPPKPAAKRSVKFHKGYVALSQTADESLVSLDSDSDGELESRGSSGYSSAEASPAGEPGPEPAAAAGRVPLG
- the FAM219B gene encoding protein FAM219B isoform X2: MATGGGGGPGAADAAGRAGGGRGEALPRGDRRAGQRGGGATRSGPYTLSRAPAALQRQRELARAALRRHGLLGAPGRPPPKPAAKRSVKFHKGYVALSQTADESLVSLDSDRPSLLWLLKELAALALTPSFHPSDGELESRGSSGYSSAEVNQDLSRQLLQDGYHLDEVPDDEDLDLIPPKPTTSSCPCCFGDSLSCVVQ
- the FAM219B gene encoding protein FAM219B isoform X6, translating into MATGGGGGPGAADAAGRAGGGRGEALPRGDRRAGQRGGGATRSGPYTLSRAPAALQRQRELARAALRRHGLLGAPGRPPPKPAAKRSVKFHKGYVALSQTADESLVSLDSDRPSLLWLLKELAALALTPSFHPSDGELESRGSSGYSSAEASPGEPGPEPAAAAGRVPLG
- the FAM219B gene encoding protein FAM219B isoform X1, whose product is MATGGGGGPGAADAAGRAGGGRGEALPRGDRRAGQRGGGATRSGPYTLSRAPAALQRQRELARAALRRHGLLGAPGRPPPKPAAKRSVKFHKGYVALSQTADESLVSLDSDRPSLLWLLKELAALALTPSFHPSDGELESRGSSGYSSAEQVNQDLSRQLLQDGYHLDEVPDDEDLDLIPPKPTTSSCPCCFGDSLSCVVQ
- the FAM219B gene encoding protein FAM219B isoform X3; this encodes MATGGGGGPGAADAAGRAGGGRGEALPRGDRRAGQRGGGATRSGPYTLSRAPAALQRQRELARAALRRHGLLGAPGRPPPKPAAKRSVKFHKGYVALSQTADESLVSLDSDSDGELESRGSSGYSSAEQVNQDLSRQLLQDGYHLDEVPDDEDLDLIPPKPTTSSCPCCFGDSLSCVVQ
- the FAM219B gene encoding protein FAM219B isoform X5, producing MATGGGGGPGAADAAGRAGGGRGEALPRGDRRAGQRGGGATRSGPYTLSRAPAALQRQRELARAALRRHGLLGAPGRPPPKPAAKRSVKFHKGYVALSQTADESLVSLDSDRPSLLWLLKELAALALTPSFHPSDGELESRGSSGYSSAEASPAGEPGPEPAAAAGRVPLG
- the COX5A gene encoding cytochrome c oxidase subunit 5A, mitochondrial isoform X1, whose translation is MLPAAALLLRRCAAAAGLRAAFRGPAAVQHARCYSHGSQESDEEFDARWVTYFNKPDIDAWELRKGVNTLVGYDLVPEPKIIDAALRACRRLNDFASAVRILEVVKDKAGPHKEIYPYVIQELRPTLSELGISTPEELGLDKA
- the COX5A gene encoding cytochrome c oxidase subunit 5A, mitochondrial isoform X2, whose protein sequence is MGWGCALTERICLETNNPAVQHARCYSHGSQESDEEFDARWVTYFNKPDIDAWELRKGVNTLVGYDLVPEPKIIDAALRACRRLNDFASAVRILEVVKDKAGPHKEIYPYVIQELRPTLSELGISTPEELGLDKA
- the FAM219B gene encoding protein FAM219B isoform X4 is translated as MATGGGGGPGAADAAGRAGGGRGEALPRGDRRAGQRGGGATRSGPYTLSRAPAALQRQRELARAALRRHGLLGAPGRPPPKPAAKRSVKFHKGYVALSQTADESLVSLDSDSDGELESRGSSGYSSAEVNQDLSRQLLQDGYHLDEVPDDEDLDLIPPKPTTSSCPCCFGDSLSCVVQ
- the FAM219B gene encoding protein FAM219B isoform X8 — its product is MATGGGGGPGAADAAGRAGGGRGEALPRGDRRAGQRGGGATRSGPYTLSRAPAALQRQRELARAALRRHGLLGAPGRPPPKPAAKRSVKFHKGYVALSQTADESLVSLDSDSDGELESRGSSGYSSAEASPGEPGPEPAAAAGRVPLG